The DNA sequence CGCTTCACAGGCGCAAAGATATTCGCAACGGCTGACAAAAAATCTGGCTCCTACCTTGGCCCTGCTTGCCTTTCCCCGTGTGCTGGTGCTTCTTTTGGCGAGCGCGGCTGTTCTGGAACCAGACTTGCGTAACTCTCTTGCTCAAGCCTGTGACCTGGGCTATCCTCTCGAGGTCCTGCCCGTCGGGATTGGAGTCCAACTGGAAGTTGGCTTGCAGTACCTGAAGTTGCTCCTCCGTAAAAGTTGTGCGCACCCGCTTCGCTTTGCTTTTGTGGTAGCCCTCTGAATCGCAACCGTCTgtgatttgatttgaaaattaatttgaaaaatatttctgtattCTAACGTCCGTCATAACGTTTCAAGGGTGTCTAGGGCCGTTTAAGATTTATGACTACAGAGCTAGGGAGTAAGAAGAGGCAATTGAGAGGTGTATTTTCTAAATGCTGAAATTACCATCGGAAGATATAGATCCACCGTCCAGCGTCTCGAGGTAGTGAGGCTTGCAAAGTACTCGATCCTCGTGAAGCGCGAACTGTTCACCGGTGGAGAGCTGGCGGCCGCAAGCGTCGCAGGCGAAGCAGGCGAGATGGTACACCTGCTCTCGGGCCTTCCTCACCCAGTCCGATGACGAAATGCCCCGGCAGCACTTCGAGCATTTTGCACCGAAGCTCCTGCGACAAACAACGCTCTCACACCCGATTCAATATCTGCACAGTTACAATGTTTATTCAGATCGTGATAGGGCTGTATTTAGAAACATTGTTCTTGTGAAGTGAAGTTTAGACTCGCAATAAGCACAAAATAATATTCGCAAAGCGCCTTAATCTTTCTCTACTCACGTATGATTCGCTATTACTCATATCATATTCaagaataaaaacatttagtaaaattaaaatatcgtatTGAATTTGACTTCAGTAGGGTCGCCGTGGATACTCGGGCAAACCTTGTGATCAATGCTGTGACTAATTTTATTGATGAGGCCGTTGAGGCCGTCCAGGACAAATGGAcagaaacatatatataatgcgTATGAATTGTAATAAGGAGATATCGTAACATTCACATGGTACTATGCAACATAACGTGATATCTCCCTTCCACCTGCTTCGGAAATAAATATTCCTTGTACTTAGCCTTAAAGGTCTTATTTATGATAAGGTTTCTGTAAATAACATATTCTACATATACTTCACGTCGAAAGAAGTATATGTTTTTATCgtataattaaatcaattaaatcgTTACGTAGCGTATAAAACTGAGTTCAAAATATAAAGTGCATAAAAATACTAGTCCAACAAATAGGGGAAGTTGAGGTATaaatctggtcaatatattcttgaagctttgttgtatgtacaacaaaatataaacgattttaaaacaaatggtgactttcaccagtataatactcgaaacagATCTAATTTaagcgtacgaccaaccaggtttcagaagataaaccactccttatatggaaattg is a window from the Pieris napi chromosome Z, ilPieNapi1.2, whole genome shotgun sequence genome containing:
- the LOC125062625 gene encoding LIM/homeobox protein Awh isoform X2, with amino-acid sequence MKTEHRTCCACGEAIADRFLLEVGGGAWHASCLRCCVCALQLDRHPSCFLRDRQVYCKQDYAKSFGAKCSKCCRGISSSDWVRKAREQVYHLACFACDACGRQLSTGEQFALHEDRVLCKPHYLETLDGGSISSDDGCDSEGYHKSKAKRVRTTFTEEQLQVLQANFQLDSNPDGQDLERIAQVTGLSKRVTQVWFQNSRARQKKHQHTGKGKQGQVMSRESEPVGFGRPINLHLTYSFQNKPPFVPIDGTSFTDSSMDELSEDSSIHCMQSEA
- the LOC125062625 gene encoding LIM/homeobox protein Awh isoform X1; its protein translation is MKTEHRTCCACGEAIADRFLLEVGGGAWHASCLRCCVCALQLDRHPSCFLRDRQVYCKQDYAKSFGAKCSKCCRGISSSDWVRKAREQVYHLACFACDACGRQLSTGEQFALHEDRVLCKPHYLETLDGGSISSDDGCDSEGYHKSKAKRVRTTFTEEQLQVLQANFQLDSNPDGQDLERIAQVTGLSKRVTQVWFQNSRARQKKHQHTGKGKQGQAVMSRESEPVGFGRPINLHLTYSFQNKPPFVPIDGTSFTDSSMDELSEDSSIHCMQSEA